In Flavobacterium okayamense, a single window of DNA contains:
- a CDS encoding DUF1543 domain-containing protein: MKNEKLHMIMLGCTPKGRLTEQHDIFFGIAPTLSELKTDMYDFWPEAEKQMHIDAWQEVTQVNDYKIEVISRNELIENPLKLFFINLGGYQPKQFEEFHHKLLIVATSKSEAIKKAKQSSFYKEFSFKGATSHIDDQYGVDIDEIYNIEEILVEKFKSKFALKISPNKGLEDELHIGYLKMSKL, encoded by the coding sequence ATGAAAAATGAAAAATTACACATGATTATGCTTGGTTGTACTCCAAAAGGACGTTTAACAGAGCAACACGATATTTTTTTTGGAATTGCACCTACCCTTTCTGAACTTAAAACTGACATGTATGATTTTTGGCCTGAGGCTGAAAAACAAATGCACATTGATGCATGGCAAGAAGTAACTCAAGTAAATGATTATAAAATTGAAGTAATTTCTAGAAATGAATTAATAGAAAACCCCTTAAAATTATTCTTCATTAATTTAGGAGGTTACCAACCAAAACAATTTGAAGAATTTCATCACAAATTATTAATTGTTGCTACTTCTAAAAGTGAAGCCATAAAAAAAGCTAAACAAAGTAGTTTTTATAAAGAATTTAGTTTTAAGGGCGCTACATCACATATTGATGATCAATATGGAGTTGACATTGACGAAATCTACAATATTGAAGAAATACTTGTTGAAAAGTTTAAATCAAAATTTGCCTTAAAGATTTCACCAAATAAAGGTTTGGAAGATGAATTGCATATTGGATACTTAAAAATGAGTAAACTATAA
- a CDS encoding helix-turn-helix domain-containing protein — MKLFLKVDQNFLANKILAEKLDSFNLKYSLINTNEVLFLENVPEEIYKSLSQQLKEYGFEIIENQKNILVQRMKDLIVETIQKEEALNVKFSSYLADNLGHSYGYLSNLFSEVTYTSIENFIILQKIEVAKKLIANEKMSLTEIAFQLNYSSVAHLSSQFKNTTGITPSAFQRIVKKRRELINNSIV; from the coding sequence ATGAAGTTATTTCTTAAGGTTGACCAAAACTTCTTAGCTAATAAAATTTTAGCAGAAAAATTAGATTCATTTAATCTAAAATACTCACTTATAAATACAAACGAGGTGCTTTTTCTAGAAAATGTTCCTGAAGAAATTTATAAATCACTCAGTCAACAATTAAAAGAATATGGTTTCGAAATTATAGAAAACCAGAAGAACATATTGGTTCAACGAATGAAAGACTTAATTGTAGAAACTATTCAAAAAGAGGAAGCTTTAAACGTGAAGTTTTCTTCTTACCTAGCTGATAATTTGGGGCATAGTTACGGATATTTGTCTAATTTATTCTCTGAGGTTACTTACACTTCGATAGAAAATTTCATTATTTTACAAAAAATAGAAGTTGCAAAAAAATTAATTGCAAACGAAAAAATGAGCCTAACTGAAATAGCTTTTCAGCTGAATTATTCAAGTGTAGCACATTTAAGTTCTCAATTCAAAAACACAACTGGAATCACTCCTTCTGCTTTCCAAAGAATTGTTAAAAAAAGAAGAGAATTAATTAATAATTCAATCGTATAA
- a CDS encoding response regulator, translated as MQKDFTLITLADDDEDDRLLFTDAFDELKINTVVSTFNNGQLLMDYLNNPDSVLPHIIFLDLNMPIKNGIDCLKEIKQNDKFKNIAIAIYSTSSSDEDVENTFVLGANVYIKKPSDFNTLKEVLNDVVTTNWQYYTSGLNKDNFLLRL; from the coding sequence ATGCAAAAAGATTTCACGTTAATCACTCTAGCAGATGATGACGAAGACGACCGTTTGTTATTTACAGATGCATTTGACGAACTTAAAATAAATACTGTTGTTAGTACTTTTAACAACGGACAATTGCTAATGGATTATTTAAACAATCCAGATAGTGTTTTACCACATATCATTTTTCTAGATTTAAACATGCCTATCAAAAACGGTATTGATTGTTTAAAGGAAATTAAGCAAAATGATAAATTTAAAAACATTGCAATCGCGATTTATTCAACTTCTTCTTCAGACGAAGATGTTGAAAACACTTTTGTGTTAGGCGCTAATGTTTACATCAAAAAACCTTCAGACTTTAATACTCTTAAGGAAGTTCTTAATGATGTTGTAACAACAAATTGGCAATATTATACTTCAGGTTTAAATAAAGACAACTTTTTATTACGCTTATAA
- a CDS encoding methylmalonyl-CoA mutase family protein: protein MEQQQPYIPKNKVRIVTAASLFDGHDAAINIMRRIIQSTGCEVIHLGHDRSVEEVVNTAIQEDANAIAMTSYQGGHNEYFKYMYDLLQEKGAGHIKIFGGGGGVILPSEIEELHAYGITKIYSPDDGRELGLQGMINDLVQRSDFPVGDNLNGEVNQLKDKNPFAIARVISAAENFPENAKEVLDAIHAENKTKNIPVLGITGTGGAGKSSLVDELVRRFLIDFPEKTIGLISVDPSKRKTGGALLGDRIRMNAINNSRVYMRSLATRQSNLALSKYVQEAIEVLKAANYDLIILETSGIGQSDTEILDHSDASLYVMTPEFGAATQLEKIDMLDFADLVALNKFDKRGALDAIRDVKKQYQRNHNLWDKNPDDMPVFGTIASQFNDPGMNSLYKAIMDKIVEKTNADLNSTFEITKEMSEKVFVIPPNRTRYLSEISENNRNYDATAVTQVEVAQKLYGIFKTIESVTGSLPVITKSGIEIENKAKADEQFVKMLLAEFDRVKMNLDPYNWEVITTWDEKVNKYKNPIYSFKVRDKEIKIQTHTESLSHSQIPKVALPKYQAWGDILRWCLQENVPGEFPFTSGLYPFKREGEDPTRMFAGEGGPERTNRRFHYVSLGMPAKRLSTAFDSVTLYGNDPDLRPDIYGKIGNAGVSICCLDDAKKLYSGFDLSHAATSVSMTINGPAPMLLGFFMNAAIDQNCEKYIKENGLEAEVEKKKKELYEDKGLTRPSYNGALPEGNDGLGLMLLGLTGDQVLPADVYAKIKAETLAQVRGTVQADILKEDQAQNTCIFSTEFALRLMGDVQEYFIQKNVRNFYSVSISGYHIAEAGANPITQLAFTLANGFTYVEYYLSRGMDINAFGPNLSFFFSNGIDPEYAVIGRVARRIWAKALKNKYGANERAQMLKYHIQTSGRSLHAQEIDFNDIRTTLQALYAIYDNCNSLHTNAYDEAITTPTEESVRRAMAIQLIINKELGLAKNENPIQGSFIIEELTDLVEEAVLTEFDRITERGGVLGAMETMYQRSKIQEESLYYETLKHTGEFPIIGVNTFLSSKGSPTVIPAEVIRATEEEKQFQISTLENLHKAKEAQVKSQIEKIQAAAIQNENIFEQLMEAAKVCSLGQITSALFEVGGQYRRNM from the coding sequence ATGGAACAACAACAACCTTATATTCCTAAAAATAAAGTAAGAATTGTAACAGCAGCTTCACTTTTCGATGGACACGATGCAGCAATCAATATAATGCGTAGAATTATTCAATCTACAGGATGTGAAGTAATACATCTTGGACATGATAGAAGCGTGGAAGAAGTTGTAAATACCGCTATTCAAGAAGATGCAAATGCGATTGCAATGACATCGTATCAAGGAGGTCATAATGAATATTTCAAATACATGTACGATTTGCTTCAAGAAAAAGGAGCAGGTCATATTAAGATTTTTGGAGGTGGCGGTGGAGTAATTCTTCCATCTGAAATTGAAGAGTTACATGCTTACGGAATTACTAAGATTTATTCGCCAGATGATGGTCGTGAATTAGGTTTACAAGGAATGATTAATGATTTAGTGCAACGTTCAGATTTTCCTGTGGGAGATAATCTAAATGGTGAAGTAAATCAATTAAAAGACAAAAATCCATTTGCAATTGCACGTGTAATTTCTGCTGCAGAAAATTTTCCTGAAAATGCAAAAGAAGTTTTAGACGCTATTCATGCTGAAAATAAAACTAAAAATATTCCTGTTTTAGGAATTACAGGAACGGGTGGTGCTGGTAAGTCGTCATTAGTAGATGAATTAGTTCGCCGATTCTTAATCGATTTTCCAGAAAAAACAATCGGATTAATTTCGGTTGACCCATCAAAACGTAAAACAGGTGGAGCTTTATTAGGGGATAGAATTCGTATGAATGCTATCAACAATTCACGTGTTTACATGCGTTCATTAGCAACTCGTCAATCGAATCTTGCATTGTCAAAATATGTTCAGGAAGCGATTGAAGTTTTAAAAGCAGCGAATTACGATTTAATTATTTTAGAAACTTCTGGTATCGGTCAATCTGATACGGAAATTTTAGATCATTCAGATGCTTCTTTATATGTAATGACACCAGAATTTGGTGCGGCTACGCAGTTAGAGAAAATCGACATGTTAGATTTTGCTGATTTAGTAGCGCTTAATAAATTTGATAAGCGTGGTGCTTTAGACGCCATTCGTGATGTTAAGAAGCAATACCAACGCAATCATAATCTTTGGGATAAAAATCCTGATGATATGCCTGTTTTTGGTACAATTGCTTCTCAATTTAACGATCCAGGAATGAACTCGCTTTACAAAGCGATTATGGATAAGATTGTAGAAAAAACAAATGCCGATTTAAACTCAACTTTTGAAATTACGAAAGAAATGAGTGAAAAAGTATTTGTTATTCCGCCAAATAGAACAAGATACTTATCTGAAATTTCAGAAAATAATAGAAATTACGATGCAACTGCAGTAACACAAGTTGAAGTTGCACAAAAATTATACGGAATTTTTAAAACGATTGAATCAGTAACTGGAAGTTTACCAGTAATTACAAAATCGGGAATTGAAATCGAAAACAAAGCAAAAGCAGATGAGCAATTTGTAAAAATGCTATTAGCAGAATTCGATCGTGTAAAAATGAATTTAGACCCATACAATTGGGAAGTAATTACCACTTGGGATGAAAAAGTAAACAAATACAAAAATCCTATCTATTCATTTAAAGTCCGTGACAAAGAAATTAAAATTCAAACACATACTGAATCACTTTCTCATTCACAAATACCTAAAGTAGCGTTACCAAAATACCAAGCTTGGGGCGATATTTTGCGTTGGTGTTTACAAGAAAATGTACCTGGAGAGTTTCCTTTTACATCAGGATTGTATCCATTCAAACGAGAAGGAGAAGACCCAACACGTATGTTTGCAGGAGAAGGTGGTCCAGAACGTACTAATAGACGTTTCCATTATGTTTCATTAGGAATGCCGGCAAAACGTTTATCTACTGCTTTTGACTCAGTTACTTTATACGGTAATGACCCTGACTTACGTCCAGATATTTATGGAAAAATTGGTAATGCGGGAGTTTCAATTTGTTGTTTAGATGACGCGAAGAAATTATACTCAGGTTTCGATTTAAGTCACGCTGCTACTTCCGTTTCCATGACAATCAATGGTCCAGCGCCAATGTTGTTAGGATTCTTTATGAATGCCGCTATTGACCAAAATTGTGAAAAATACATCAAAGAAAATGGTTTAGAAGCTGAGGTTGAGAAAAAGAAAAAGGAACTTTATGAGGACAAAGGTTTAACGCGTCCTAGTTATAATGGAGCTTTACCAGAAGGAAATGACGGTTTAGGTTTAATGCTTTTAGGTTTAACAGGTGACCAAGTTTTACCTGCTGATGTTTATGCAAAAATTAAAGCAGAAACTTTAGCGCAAGTACGTGGAACAGTTCAAGCCGATATTTTAAAAGAAGATCAAGCACAAAATACGTGTATTTTCTCTACGGAGTTTGCACTGCGTTTAATGGGTGACGTTCAAGAATATTTCATTCAAAAGAATGTGCGTAACTTCTACTCGGTTTCAATTTCAGGATATCACATTGCGGAAGCCGGAGCCAATCCTATTACGCAATTAGCTTTTACATTAGCTAACGGATTTACGTATGTAGAGTATTATTTAAGTAGAGGAATGGACATCAATGCATTTGGTCCAAACTTATCGTTCTTCTTCTCAAATGGTATCGATCCAGAATATGCTGTAATTGGTCGTGTAGCGAGAAGAATTTGGGCGAAAGCTTTGAAAAATAAATACGGCGCTAATGAAAGAGCTCAAATGTTGAAATATCACATTCAAACTTCAGGTCGTTCATTACACGCACAAGAAATTGATTTCAACGACATTCGTACGACTTTACAAGCATTATATGCGATTTATGATAATTGTAACTCATTGCATACTAATGCGTATGATGAAGCTATTACAACGCCAACAGAAGAATCGGTGCGTCGTGCAATGGCAATTCAGTTAATTATTAATAAAGAATTAGGGTTAGCGAAAAACGAAAATCCAATTCAAGGTTCGTTTATTATTGAAGAATTAACCGATTTAGTGGAAGAGGCTGTTTTAACTGAATTTGATAGAATCACGGAACGTGGTGGAGTTTTGGGTGCTATGGAAACAATGTACCAACGTTCAAAAATCCAAGAAGAATCATTGTATTATGAAACTTTGAAACATACAGGTGAATTCCCAATTATTGGTGTAAATACATTCTTAAGCTCGAAAGGTTCGCCAACGGTTATTCCTGCGGAAGTAATTCGTGCAACTGAAGAAGAAAAACAATTTCAAATTTCAACATTAGAGAATTTACATAAAGCGAAAGAAGCACAAGTGAAATCTCAAATTGAAAAAATTCAAGCAGCAGCTATTCAAAATGAAAATATTTTTGAACAATTGATGGAAGCTGCCAAAGTTTGTTCACTTGGTCAAATTACTTCAGCTTTATTTGAAGTAGGAGGTCAGTACAGACGTAATATGTAA
- a CDS encoding ABC transporter substrate-binding protein — MTLTDQIGIKHTFETTPKRIVSLVPSQTELLYDLGLEDSIVGITKFCVHPFHFKSTKNIVGGTKNVKFDKIKELQPDIIICNKEENTKEIVEELQEICPVWVTDIYTIEDNTKMIHDFGELFNKRTDAKKWIDKINFCLEDFKNFIKDKKENKTAYFIWANPYMVAGNNTFINELLKLNKFINIYERKEGRYPEIELKKMRLEGDPDIVLLSSEPYPFKDEHAFEIGRFTHHAKAIFVDGEMFSWYGSRLVKSFEYFKAIHNKLT, encoded by the coding sequence ATAACTTTAACAGACCAAATAGGAATCAAACATACTTTTGAAACCACTCCAAAAAGAATCGTTTCTTTAGTTCCTTCACAAACCGAATTATTATATGATTTAGGTTTAGAAGATTCCATTGTTGGTATCACTAAATTTTGCGTACATCCATTTCATTTTAAATCGACAAAAAATATTGTTGGTGGAACAAAGAATGTAAAGTTTGATAAGATAAAAGAACTTCAGCCCGATATTATTATTTGTAATAAGGAAGAAAATACAAAAGAAATTGTTGAAGAATTACAAGAAATTTGTCCAGTTTGGGTGACTGATATTTATACGATTGAAGATAACACCAAAATGATTCATGATTTTGGTGAATTGTTTAACAAACGAACAGATGCCAAAAAATGGATAGATAAAATTAACTTTTGTCTAGAAGATTTTAAGAATTTCATAAAAGATAAAAAAGAAAATAAAACAGCTTACTTTATTTGGGCAAATCCATATATGGTTGCAGGAAATAATACTTTCATTAATGAATTATTGAAACTAAATAAATTCATAAATATTTACGAAAGAAAAGAAGGACGTTATCCTGAAATTGAACTCAAAAAAATGCGACTTGAAGGTGATCCTGATATCGTTTTACTGTCATCAGAACCTTATCCGTTTAAAGATGAACATGCATTTGAAATTGGACGATTTACACATCACGCTAAAGCAATTTTTGTAGATGGAGAAATGTTTAGTTGGTATGGCTCGAGATTGGTAAAATCTTTCGAGTATTTTAAAGCAATTCATAATAAATTGACATAA
- a CDS encoding glutamine synthetase III — MATLRFQALAETATRKTVLVEKLDKKSVIFGSNVFNDKTMRQYLTPDAYKAVKNATQYGTKIDRNIAEYVAMGMKEWALSKGVTHYTHWFQPLTGTTAEKHDAFFETSFDGSDPVEKFGGSQLVQQEPDASSFPNGGIRNTFEARGYTAWDPTSPAFIYGTTLCIPTIFVSYTGEALDNKTPLLRALNSIDEAATAVAKYFDKNVKKVTPTLGWEQEYFLVDKALATARPDLNATGRTLLGHTAAKGQQLDDHYFGSIPTRVLNYMRDLENECMLLGIPVKTRHNEVAPGQFELAPIFEETNLAVDHNSLLMDVMQKVAERHDLKVLLHEKPFKGVNGSGKHNNWSMATDTGINLLSPGKTPMSNLQFLTFFINTIKAVYTYEELMRASIASASNDHRLGANEAPPAIISVFIGDQLTKVLNELEGVSKGKLSPEEKTDLKLNVVGKLPDVLLDNTDRNRTSPFAFTGNKFEFRAVGSTANCANPMTTLNAIVAKQLIDFKAEVDALVEKKGLKKDEAIFNVLREYIKQTKNILFEGDGYSDDWQKEAKKRGLSNHKTTPEALKAKVSKKAIALFEELGIMNHVEVEARYEIELEEYAKRIQIEGRVLGDIARNHVIPTAIKYQNTLIENVKGLKEIFGKDFEKLAKEQMTLIKEISEHIEGINSKTEAMIEERKKANNLSSVEKMAEAYCNKVKPFFEEIRYHADKLELLVDDEMWTLVKYRELLFVR; from the coding sequence ATGGCAACACTTCGCTTTCAAGCATTAGCAGAAACTGCAACAAGAAAAACAGTTTTAGTTGAAAAACTAGACAAAAAATCAGTGATTTTTGGTAGCAATGTTTTTAACGATAAAACAATGCGACAGTATTTAACTCCAGATGCTTACAAAGCAGTAAAAAATGCAACTCAATACGGAACAAAAATCGACCGTAATATTGCAGAGTATGTTGCGATGGGAATGAAAGAATGGGCACTTTCTAAAGGAGTAACGCATTATACACACTGGTTTCAGCCATTAACTGGAACTACTGCTGAAAAGCATGATGCTTTCTTTGAAACTTCTTTTGATGGAAGTGATCCTGTTGAAAAATTTGGTGGAAGTCAATTAGTACAACAAGAACCAGATGCTTCTTCTTTCCCTAATGGAGGAATTCGTAATACTTTCGAAGCTCGTGGATATACAGCTTGGGATCCAACATCCCCAGCTTTTATATATGGAACTACATTGTGTATTCCTACAATTTTTGTTTCTTATACAGGTGAAGCTTTAGATAATAAAACTCCTTTATTAAGAGCATTAAACTCAATTGATGAAGCAGCTACAGCAGTTGCAAAATATTTTGATAAAAACGTTAAAAAAGTGACTCCAACATTAGGTTGGGAACAAGAATATTTCTTAGTTGATAAAGCATTAGCTACTGCTAGACCTGACTTAAATGCTACTGGTAGAACATTATTAGGTCATACTGCTGCAAAAGGGCAACAGTTAGATGACCATTATTTTGGGTCAATTCCAACAAGAGTCTTAAACTACATGCGTGATTTAGAAAACGAATGTATGTTATTAGGTATTCCTGTTAAAACACGTCATAATGAGGTTGCTCCAGGACAATTTGAGCTTGCACCTATTTTTGAAGAAACTAACTTAGCAGTAGACCATAATTCACTTTTAATGGATGTAATGCAAAAAGTTGCAGAACGCCATGATTTAAAAGTATTATTACATGAAAAACCATTCAAAGGGGTAAACGGTTCTGGAAAGCATAACAACTGGTCAATGGCAACAGATACAGGAATTAATTTATTAAGTCCTGGGAAAACGCCAATGAGTAACTTACAGTTTTTGACTTTCTTCATTAATACAATTAAGGCTGTTTATACATATGAAGAATTGATGAGAGCTTCAATTGCATCGGCAAGTAATGATCATAGACTTGGAGCAAACGAAGCACCGCCAGCAATTATTTCAGTGTTTATTGGTGATCAATTAACGAAAGTTTTAAATGAATTAGAAGGTGTTTCTAAAGGTAAATTATCGCCTGAAGAAAAAACAGATTTAAAATTAAATGTTGTTGGTAAATTGCCAGACGTTTTATTAGATAATACAGATAGAAATAGAACCTCTCCATTTGCATTTACTGGTAATAAATTTGAGTTTAGAGCTGTGGGTTCTACGGCAAACTGTGCTAACCCAATGACAACTCTAAATGCAATTGTTGCTAAGCAATTAATTGATTTTAAAGCAGAAGTTGATGCTTTAGTTGAGAAAAAGGGATTGAAGAAAGATGAAGCGATTTTCAATGTTTTAAGAGAATATATCAAGCAAACTAAAAATATTCTTTTCGAAGGAGATGGTTATAGTGACGATTGGCAAAAAGAAGCTAAAAAACGCGGTTTAAGTAATCATAAAACTACTCCAGAAGCATTAAAAGCTAAGGTTTCTAAAAAAGCAATTGCTTTATTTGAAGAGTTAGGCATTATGAATCATGTTGAGGTTGAAGCACGTTATGAAATTGAATTAGAAGAATATGCAAAACGTATTCAAATTGAAGGTAGAGTTTTAGGTGATATTGCTCGTAACCATGTAATTCCAACAGCTATAAAATATCAAAACACTTTAATTGAAAATGTTAAAGGCTTGAAAGAAATTTTCGGAAAAGACTTCGAGAAATTAGCTAAAGAGCAAATGACGCTGATTAAAGAAATTTCTGAACACATTGAAGGAATCAATAGTAAAACAGAAGCTATGATTGAAGAGCGTAAAAAAGCAAACAACCTTTCAAGTGTTGAGAAAATGGCAGAAGCGTATTGTAATAAAGTAAAACCATTCTTTGAAGAAATTCGTTACCATGCCGATAAGCTAGAATTATTAGTAGATGACGAAATGTGGACATTAGTAAAATATAGAGAATTATTATTTGTAAGATAA
- the pyrF gene encoding orotidine-5'-phosphate decarboxylase: MTTQQLFEQIQKKNSFLCIGLDVDLNKIPKHLLETEDPIFEFNKAIIDATHDLCVSYKPNTAFYEAYGIKGWQSLQKTINYINEKYPEIFTIADAKRGDIGNTSTMYAKAFFDDLQFDSVTVAPYMGKDSVEPFLAFENKHTILLALTSNEGAFDFQTKNVDDRELYKQVLETSKSWKNSDNLMYVVGATKAEYFTEIRKIVPTSFLLVPGVGAQGGSLAEVCKYGLAENVGLLINSSRGIIYASNGTDFVEKARVEAKKLQSEMSEILSK, from the coding sequence ATGACAACTCAACAACTTTTCGAACAAATACAAAAAAAGAATTCGTTTTTATGCATTGGTTTAGATGTCGATTTAAATAAAATTCCGAAACATTTATTAGAAACTGAAGACCCTATTTTTGAGTTTAACAAAGCTATAATTGATGCCACACATGATTTATGCGTTTCTTATAAACCGAATACTGCTTTTTACGAAGCATATGGAATCAAAGGTTGGCAATCGCTTCAAAAAACAATCAATTACATCAACGAAAAGTATCCTGAAATATTCACCATTGCTGATGCAAAACGGGGTGATATAGGAAATACTTCAACCATGTATGCGAAAGCATTTTTTGATGATTTACAATTCGATAGCGTTACGGTTGCGCCTTATATGGGAAAAGATTCGGTTGAACCTTTTTTAGCATTTGAAAATAAACATACTATTCTATTAGCTTTAACTTCAAATGAAGGGGCTTTTGATTTCCAAACTAAAAATGTTGATGACAGGGAATTATACAAACAAGTTTTAGAAACATCAAAATCTTGGAAAAATTCTGATAACTTAATGTACGTTGTGGGAGCTACAAAAGCAGAATATTTTACTGAGATTAGAAAAATTGTTCCAACTAGCTTTTTATTAGTGCCAGGTGTTGGTGCACAAGGCGGAAGTTTAGCTGAGGTTTGTAAATATGGTTTAGCAGAAAATGTTGGATTATTAATCAATTCTTCTCGTGGAATCATTTATGCTTCAAACGGAACTGATTTTGTTGAAAAGGCTAGAGTAGAAGCTAAAAAGCTTCAAAGTGAAATGAGTGAAATTCTTTCAAAATAA
- a CDS encoding DUF4197 domain-containing protein: MTKKIFISLFAFTLFGCAEMQQVLDQMPQGTGLTQAEIGNGLKEALNNGITKQVSKLTATDGFFKNEAVKILLPEELQKVDKTLRDIGLSNLADEGLKVINRAAEDAVKEATPIFVDAVKQMTFNDAKNILMGDDRSATTYLQNTTSNALYTKFNPVIKNSFSKVGADKVWNQIITKYNSIPLVKKVNPDLTDYTTNKAMDGVFKMIAVEEKDIRNNFASRTSDLLKKVFALQD, from the coding sequence ATGACAAAAAAAATCTTTATTAGTTTATTCGCTTTTACGTTATTTGGATGCGCTGAAATGCAACAAGTATTAGATCAAATGCCTCAAGGAACAGGTTTAACGCAAGCTGAAATTGGGAACGGTTTAAAAGAAGCATTAAACAATGGAATTACTAAACAAGTTTCGAAATTAACAGCTACTGATGGCTTTTTCAAAAATGAAGCAGTTAAAATTTTACTTCCAGAAGAATTACAAAAAGTAGATAAAACCCTACGTGATATTGGCTTATCTAATTTAGCCGATGAAGGTCTAAAAGTGATCAACCGAGCTGCAGAAGATGCAGTAAAAGAAGCTACACCAATTTTTGTTGATGCGGTTAAACAAATGACTTTTAACGACGCTAAAAACATTTTAATGGGAGATGATCGTTCGGCTACAACGTATCTTCAGAATACAACTTCAAATGCACTTTACACTAAATTTAATCCTGTTATTAAAAACTCATTTTCAAAAGTTGGTGCTGATAAAGTTTGGAATCAAATCATAACGAAATACAATTCCATTCCATTAGTTAAAAAAGTGAATCCTGATTTAACAGATTATACGACAAATAAAGCGATGGATGGTGTTTTCAAAATGATTGCTGTTGAAGAGAAAGATATTCGAAATAATTTTGCTTCTCGAACATCTGATTTATTGAAAAAAGTATTCGCTTTACAAGATTAA